Genomic DNA from Pectinophora gossypiella chromosome 20, ilPecGoss1.1, whole genome shotgun sequence:
GTCCGCTGTGACATACAATATTGCTGTCAACGGTTCTGTCAATTTTACAGGGAAATACTTCCTGTAAGGTCCCAACTGGACGGGAGAGTCTAAGCAGCCTGCATCACAAGCATAGTAAGTTTTATCAGAACGATCTAATGCTACGAAAATTGCTGCCTTATTGTCTTCTTGGACTATAACACTTATGTTAACGTGAGTCATGTTTCCATAGTTAATTCTACGGAACAAAAAATCTCTGTGTAGTTTAGAGGGgtgtatattgtattctaaatGCTGATTGCTGAATCGTAAACTTCCAAAGCTTAATATCATTGCCTGGTTGACCCCACTTGCTCCTGCCTTCAACAGCTTGTGACAACCTTGCTTTTCTAACGTTAGTAGCCATACACTGGcaactttatttaaattctctAAATTATTCAAAGGTTTCCACAAATTAAATGCATCCAGAGTAGAGTGTCCTTCATAACAGCCTTCAGAATATGTTAAAGTACGAAGAATATCAGACTTGGTTGCAAGTTTTATATTCTCTTCATGTTCCAAGCTCTTCACTTGTGAGAGAATAGCATATATTGTGGCATTAATGCGGTCTCCGTTAATTATACCTTCGGCTTTAGAATCAGAAATGTAAAAACCGGTATACCAAAGACTTTCCCATACTCTAGAATGGTTTTCTCTCAGTTTTCTAACTGCTGTTCTATCTCCTGTCAAAGCTATAACTTTTTCCATCTCTGCAATGGCATTTTTCTCAACTATGTCCTTTTGTTTAGCATACTCAGATTTCTTGATAGGTGTACTATATTGGACTGTGGTAAAAATGAGCATGTCTAAACCGTCTCTAGCATCAACACTAACTTTGTTTTCCATTTTTCTGGTCACCACTGCAACAGCAACCACTTTATCGCTGTCTGGCAGGGTGACCATACCAGATACTACTTCGTAATCCTTCGCATCCACCCCTTGGTGCAACTTTATTGTTTGTTTCACTGATGTAGACCAATCTGACACTCTTGGTGTACTCAGCTTCAAAGTCCTTCCTTTATTAGTAGGATTATTTACCCAAATCTCTTGAACAAATAGTGAAGGGATTGTTCTATGTGCGTAATAATGATATGCTACATGTATACCAGTGTTGCTGCACTGAAACCTGTGAATAATTCCCTTTTTATACTCAGCAACCGTGAATTCTTTCATCTCATAATCATCTACAATGTATAAAGGGTGGTAATAAACGGGTAGTGATAAAGTTCTTCCATACTTGATATTTAAGTGGGAGTCGTGTTCTAAAGCAAGTCCCAGTAATCCGTTTCCTACATAAGGCACATAGTTATGGCTGCGAGTGGACAGAGTGGCTGTAGTTTCATGTCTCAAGTAAGCGTCGTACTCCTGAAAGGCATCATCGAACGGTGATAAGAAGTTTTTCTGGCACACATTCTGATGACTTGCGGAATCCTCGCTACCAAACATCCATTTGATTATCGTCGGCCCCACGTAGAGGAGCAGGAATATGACAATCAGCAGCAGTACTACCACCTTTTTCCTCGACATAGGACCGTCCACAAACCTCTGTAAACGCCGCAAAACCTCCCCGGCTCGGCGACTCATATCGTTCAAGTCGCTTCGGGCACTTTCCATCCCAATTCTTAGGTTAGTTCAGTTGTCCTTTGCACAAAATTCTCGGCAATAAACTCGGTCAAGTTAGCTCAGTAGTTATCATTGTAATAAATAgggaaaaatgttttatttccgAATATTCTTTATCAATTCCacgatacaatacaacacaCAGAAAACAGCAAATGTCAACGTCAAAGTCAAGTGACAACTAGAGCTCGTTCAAAATGAATCATTCCATGATGTATATCATTGATCCGATTGAGTGAGTCATATCAGTTATTTAATATAAGAGGAAGAGGGTAGTTCTTCGACCACCGGAAGTCAGTATCATTAccgtaaacgcaaaaatatcttatttttttgtcttatgGACAATGTAGGCAAATATAGAATAAGAACTGGAAATATCCAGTTGGGTCTTTTGTCTTTAAAAAATGACGCAAATAATAGCTAGAAGTGTACTACTTAGTAAATTAGCCTTTTCAGCAGGTTTGGAAAtgacaatttgtcaaaattgCCCTCTGGGCAGAAACATTTGCCAATTCCACACAAATTACCGTCAAAACCAGTATGAAcggaattaattaaataataattatattgttttttgccCTGAGGAGGGAAGGGGAgggtggagcatactccaccaggctgcGTCAATGCGTTTAGATTGGTGGAGTTCTATAATAAATAGTCCTGACTAAACCATATGGTACTCAATGCATGTGGGTTAATAAATTTACAaaatgaaatttaataaaaaagattttattttacgcCCTCAGTCCTCCCACgtgaaataattttaatgttttatacaatcttcatcaaatattattaaatgtacTTTCTGCACATCTTCTGCATCTTAAATGGACGGAAGTAATTATAAAAGGGCAAAATAAAACTCCTGTGATCACttattaaatatcaaattttattaataatatctaTTACAAAATCATTAATACGGAACTATCACAAAATTACAgcgaacaataataataaactttcaaAAAATGTAAAACATTCAAAACAGCACCAACTTTTAATAAATTTCCAGaaaaaagtcataaaaaaacagttttccgCGCCACATTTCTATATGTATTAGAAATATGGCTTGaactattattaattttacgttAGCTCTTTTTCCAATAGAATTATTGTATATATCTCTtcatttgtataatttaaactttattataaaataaattcattcaCAATTCAAATAAATAGGAGATTCTCGTTATCAAAATGCATACAAAACGTATATTTGTAGAAAATAAATAGtagtataaattttaatatcacgAAAGTACAAAGAggaaagtctcgtataaggCACGTAATTTTAGTGAGAAAATATTTGCTTATTGTCAAATGCACAAGGAATGTATGTTAGGTAAATTATTGCTTTCCATACTAGTACCTAGATACCTAGTACCTAAATACTAACGATATACAGTTCACATCACTTGAACTTCATT
This window encodes:
- the LOC126376219 gene encoding uncharacterized protein KIAA2013 homolog, whose product is MESARSDLNDMSRRAGEVLRRLQRFVDGPMSRKKVVVLLLIVIFLLLYVGPTIIKWMFGSEDSASHQNVCQKNFLSPFDDAFQEYDAYLRHETTATLSTRSHNYVPYVGNGLLGLALEHDSHLNIKYGRTLSLPVYYHPLYIVDDYEMKEFTVAEYKKGIIHRFQCSNTGIHVAYHYYAHRTIPSLFVQEIWVNNPTNKGRTLKLSTPRVSDWSTSVKQTIKLHQGVDAKDYEVVSGMVTLPDSDKVVAVAVVTRKMENKVSVDARDGLDMLIFTTVQYSTPIKKSEYAKQKDIVEKNAIAEMEKVIALTGDRTAVRKLRENHSRVWESLWYTGFYISDSKAEGIINGDRINATIYAILSQVKSLEHEENIKLATKSDILRTLTYSEGCYEGHSTLDAFNLWKPLNNLENLNKVASVWLLTLEKQGCHKLLKAGASGVNQAMILSFGSLRFSNQHLEYNIHPSKLHRDFLFRRINYGNMTHVNISVIVQEDNKAAIFVALDRSDKTYYACDAGCLDSPVQLGPYRKYFPVKLTEPLTAILYVTADRQHMEDLRHAIHVREVVEAPAHEHHVIALHKHGHSFGALNPLFWISIIVLIVVFHLFLCRIIMNEFCDSGVSYRRLYNKP